The Cottoperca gobio chromosome 6, fCotGob3.1, whole genome shotgun sequence genome has a segment encoding these proteins:
- the gdpgp1 gene encoding LOW QUALITY PROTEIN: GDP-D-glucose phosphorylase 1 (The sequence of the model RefSeq protein was modified relative to this genomic sequence to represent the inferred CDS: deleted 1 base in 1 codon): protein MPLQFVYNNQDFVADVHRSSGNRLSSPQAKFDTTIQAGWSDRMNKGLFRYHLGDLQTRILPGPHDYVAQLNIQRGLQRRKPQEILSIKQEFNAKQFNFNKINPEEVIFEMIKDGEEGNENGQLHAHPCRMAVLVNVSPLEFGHCLFVPDPSRCFPQVLTSFAIQAVIESVLLSSDPSFRVGFNSLGAFASVNHLHLHGYYLNHELKIESVSVKPLVPEKGFYRLLDFPSGFCFYTESECVEKVARAICRVTDFLVDRNIAHNMFLTRGCPPCDRIQNEKDHFSRKGVRIAVWPRTSCFGAKEESAFNVALCELAGHLPFKNKKDYEVSTEKDVIDIIQRYLLADAEFHTLEQQLTCLLMDS, encoded by the exons ATGCCTCTCCAGTTTGTGTATAACAACCAGGACTTTGTCGCAGATGTGCATCGGAGCAGTGGAAACAGactttcatcaccgcaagcaaAGTTTGACACGACCATCCAAGCCGGCTGGTCAGACAGGATGAACAAGGGTCTCTTCCGCTACCATCTGGGTGACCTACAAACACGTATCCTGCCGGGCCCT CATGACTATGTGGCCCAGCTCAATATTCAAAGAGGATTACAGAGGAGAAAGCCTCAGGAGATACTGAGCATTAAGCAGGAGTTCAATGCCAAGCAGTTTAATTTTAACAAAATCAATCCAGAAGAAGTCATATTTGAGATGATAAAGGATGGTGaggaaggaaatgaaaatgGACAGTTGCATGCACATCCCTGCAGGATGGCCGTGCTGGTCAATGTCAGCCCTTTGGAATTTGGACATTGTCTCTTTGTTCCAGATCCTTCACGCTGTTTCCCACAGGTCCTGACGAGTTTTGCCATCCAGGCTGTTATTGAATCTGTGCTCTTGAGCTCCGATCCCAGCTTCCGTGTGGGGTTCAATAGTCTCGGAGCATTTGCGTCGGTCAATCATTTACACCTGCATGGGTATTACCTGAATCATGAGCTCAAGATAGAATCTGTGTCAGTCAAGCCGCTGGTTCCTGAAAAGGGGTTTTATCGCTTGTTGGACTTTCCTTCAGGTTTTTGCTTTTACACGGAATCCGAGTGCGTGGAGAAAGTTGCCAGAGCCATTTGTCGAGTCACAGACTTTCTTGTGGACCGTAATATTGCTCACAACATGTTCTTGACTAGAGGATGTCCGCCCTGTGATCGCATACAGAACGAAAAGGATCACTTCTCAAGAAAAGGTGTTCGCATCGCTGTATGGCCCAGAACTTCATGCTTCGGTGCCAAGGAGGAGTCTGCCTTTAATGTTGCCCTCTGTGAGCTGGCTGGACACTTACCATTTAAGAACAAGAAGGACTATGAGGTCTCTACTGAGAAAGATGTAATAGATATCATCCAGAGGTATCTTCTGGCTGATGCAGAGTTTCACACGTTGGAACAGCAGCTTACTTGTCTTTTAATGGATTCATAA